One Ahaetulla prasina isolate Xishuangbanna chromosome 1, ASM2864084v1, whole genome shotgun sequence DNA window includes the following coding sequences:
- the LOC131204627 gene encoding olfactory receptor 5AR1-like isoform X1: MDKGNGSAFSEFILQGFTDNPKMQLVLFTVFLFVYVITVLGNLGMILLICTKSQLHKPMYYFLGNLSFVDLCCASTIAPKMLIDLLSESKRVSYSGCVTQLFVFAILADVECLLLAVMAYDRYVAICNPLLYPTVMSKKACQQMVTIAYFTGLLDSVIQTSSTFRLSFCSSNVINHFFCDEPTLLMLSCSDTYISEIVLFTFVGFVEASSIGMIFVSYIYILATILRMRSAEGRHKAFSTCASHLTVVGIYHGTILFMYFRPSSSYSMDQDKWASLIPMLNPLIYSLRNKEVKDAISKSLGHI; encoded by the coding sequence ATGGATAAAGGAAATGGTTCTGCCTTTTCTGAATTCATTCTTCAGGGATTCACAGACAATCCCAAAATGCAACTTGTTCTTTTTACGGTCTTCCTATTTGTTTATGTCATCACTGTATTAGGGAATCTGGGGATGATTCTGTTGATTTGCACTAAATCTCAACTTCACAAACCTATGTATTACTTCCTAGGCAACCTCTCTTTTGTTGATCTCTGCTGTGCCTCAACCATTGCTCCTAAAATGCTAATTGACTTATTAAGTGAAAGTAAAAGGGTTTCTTACAGTGGCTGTGTTACGCAGCTCTTTGTATTTGCTATCCTTGCAGATGTAGAATGCCTTTTGTTAGCTGTGATGGCCTATGACAGGTATGTAGCCATCTGCAATCCACTCCTCTATCCAACTGTAATGTCCAAAAAGGCCTGCCAGCAAATGGTCACTATTGCATACTTTACTGGCCTGCTAGATTCAGTGATACAAACTTCCTCTACATTCCGGCTATCTTTCTGTAGCTCCAATGTTATCAATCACTTCTTCTGTGATGAGCCTACACTTCTAATGCTCTCCTGTTCTGACACATATATTAGTGAGATTGTGTTATTTACCTTTGTTGGCTTTGTTGAAGCAAGCAGCATTGGAATGATTTTTGTATCCTATATTTACATTTTGGCTACAATCTTGAGAATGCGCTCCGCTGAGGGTAGGCATAAAGCATTTTCCACCTGTGCTTCTCACCTGACAGTTGTTGGGATATACCATGGGACAATACTCTTCATGTACTTTAGGCCCAGCTCTAGCTATTccatggaccaagacaaatgggCCTCATTGATCCCCATGCTCAATCCTTTGATCTACAGCCTGAGGAATAAGGAGGTGAAAGATGCTATATCAAAATCTCTTGGCCATATATGA
- the LOC131204627 gene encoding olfactory receptor 5AR1-like isoform X2 has protein sequence MQLVLFTVFLFVYVITVLGNLGMILLICTKSQLHKPMYYFLGNLSFVDLCCASTIAPKMLIDLLSESKRVSYSGCVTQLFVFAILADVECLLLAVMAYDRYVAICNPLLYPTVMSKKACQQMVTIAYFTGLLDSVIQTSSTFRLSFCSSNVINHFFCDEPTLLMLSCSDTYISEIVLFTFVGFVEASSIGMIFVSYIYILATILRMRSAEGRHKAFSTCASHLTVVGIYHGTILFMYFRPSSSYSMDQDKWASLIPMLNPLIYSLRNKEVKDAISKSLGHI, from the coding sequence ATGCAACTTGTTCTTTTTACGGTCTTCCTATTTGTTTATGTCATCACTGTATTAGGGAATCTGGGGATGATTCTGTTGATTTGCACTAAATCTCAACTTCACAAACCTATGTATTACTTCCTAGGCAACCTCTCTTTTGTTGATCTCTGCTGTGCCTCAACCATTGCTCCTAAAATGCTAATTGACTTATTAAGTGAAAGTAAAAGGGTTTCTTACAGTGGCTGTGTTACGCAGCTCTTTGTATTTGCTATCCTTGCAGATGTAGAATGCCTTTTGTTAGCTGTGATGGCCTATGACAGGTATGTAGCCATCTGCAATCCACTCCTCTATCCAACTGTAATGTCCAAAAAGGCCTGCCAGCAAATGGTCACTATTGCATACTTTACTGGCCTGCTAGATTCAGTGATACAAACTTCCTCTACATTCCGGCTATCTTTCTGTAGCTCCAATGTTATCAATCACTTCTTCTGTGATGAGCCTACACTTCTAATGCTCTCCTGTTCTGACACATATATTAGTGAGATTGTGTTATTTACCTTTGTTGGCTTTGTTGAAGCAAGCAGCATTGGAATGATTTTTGTATCCTATATTTACATTTTGGCTACAATCTTGAGAATGCGCTCCGCTGAGGGTAGGCATAAAGCATTTTCCACCTGTGCTTCTCACCTGACAGTTGTTGGGATATACCATGGGACAATACTCTTCATGTACTTTAGGCCCAGCTCTAGCTATTccatggaccaagacaaatgggCCTCATTGATCCCCATGCTCAATCCTTTGATCTACAGCCTGAGGAATAAGGAGGTGAAAGATGCTATATCAAAATCTCTTGGCCATATATGA